GCCCGTGGCATCGGCGATGGCGGGCCAGTCCAGACCGGCCTCCTCCAGATAGGCCGCCACCTCCGAAGCCGGCCCGGAATGCAGCGCCACCGTGACCCCCGGGTGGTCGGCGAGGATGCCGTCCATGGCGCCCTGGCTGGCGGCGCACAGGGGGCACCACTCGGCCCAGAAGTAGATCAACGACGGACGCCCCTGGAGGGCGGCGAGGGAGAAGGACCGGCCGTCGGTGAGGGTGGCGGCGATGGCGGGCGCGGGGCCACGGGCCGCGTCCCGGGTCATGAAGCGCTCCACCCCCAGCAGGATGACCACCAGCAATAACAGCTCACCCGCCAGGACGGTGAGCCGGCGCGGCGTCAGGCGACCGCGCAGCCAGGCCCCGGCACGCCGGCGCTCATCAGGCGCCATGACCGCGCCCCTCCGGTCGCCCCCGGTAGGCCGCAAGGGCCGTCGGCGCCCGCCACCAGCCCGCCAGGCGGGGCAGCCATGCCAGGGCCCGGGGCCCCAGGCGCGGCACCGCCTCGACGCACAGCTTGACCCAGATCGCCGCCACCATGGCATCCAGGGCCCGGGGATCGTAACGCCCCACGGCCCGGTTCGCGGCCCGGATCCCCTCCAGCCACGCCCGGGCCCAGGCCAGATAGTCCTCGTCCAGGCCCCCTTCCAGGTGGCGGACGCGCCACAGGGCGTAGTGGCGCGCGAGGTCGTCGTCACCGGGCTCGAGCCCGAGGGCACGGAGTTCCGCGGCCATGATGGCCAGTTTCCTTTCCCGGCCGAGTTCCCAGGTGGCACGCGTGAAGCGGCCCTCGTGCTGGCGCGCGTAGACCAGCACCTCCGGCAGGTTGGCCAGCCGGTGATGCACCGCCATGCGGGCATGGAGCTCGTAGTCCTGGCAGCGGGTGAAGGCCTCGTCGTAGCCGTACTCCCGGGCCACGGCCGTGCGCAGCATCACCGAGCGGTTGCGCAGGGCGCAGCGGAACAGCAGATGCACGTCCACGTCGGCCGCCCGCAGGGGCTCACGACGCACCCGGAGGCGGCGCCGACCGCCCGCATCCACATCCCGGCCCCAGGTCCCCACCACGGCGTGGTCGGGATGGGCGTCGAGAAACGCCACCTGACGCTCCAGGCGCCGGGGATGACAGAGGTCGTCGCTGTCCAGGTTGGCCAGGTACTTGCCCCGGGCCAGCTCCAGGGCATGGTTGCGGGTACGCGGGATCCCCTGGTTCTGCTCATGGCGGGCGATGACGATGCGCGAGTCGTGGAAGGCCTCCACCACGGCCACCGTGCCATCGCTGGAACCGTCGTCGATCACCAGCAACTCGAAGTCGGTGAAGGTCTGGGCGAGCACGCTGGTGACGGCGGCCGCGATGTGCGCCTCGCGATTGTAGGTGGGGATGAACACCGTGACCCGCGGTGCCCGGGAGCCTCCCTTCACAGACATGGCGCCGATGGGGCCGCGGGGCGGCCTCTACGCGGTGCCGGCACGACGCTATACTGTCGCCCCTTTGCCGGCCGGGTCTTCATCCCATGCAACGATTTCGATTTCACCAGTCCTCCGCCTATGGGGGTTGGCACCGCTTGCGGGCGGTGCTGCTGCGGATCCGCGGCGGCGGCATGGGGAAGTCCCAGCGCCTGTATTTCGTCACCCTCAATGGCCACCGCTACAAACGGTTGATCCTACAGGATTCCAGTACGGCCCGGGGTTTGGAGGCGCGCCTGGAACGGCTGGGCTTCGGGCCTGCCTTTCCCCGTGTGGTGACCCGCTATGAGAACGAGCTGTGGCTGGAGTTCGTGGACGGCCGGGCCGTGACCGCCGCGGACCCGACCCTGGTGGAGGCGGTGGCGGGTTTCTATGCCGCCCTGCATCACGACGGCCCCCGGCTGGCAACCCTCGAGGACAGTCGCCTGCTTCTGCGCCTGGGCCGGGACCTCGACTTCCTGCACCAGGCCGGGGTCCTGGACCACGAGCGCCGTACCCACCTGAAGGAGGCCGCCCACCGCCTGGCGCCCGCGACCCTGTGGATGGGCCTGGACTACGTGGACCCGGTGCTCAAGAACTTCGTGCTGCGGGATGACGGTGCCGGCCTGTGTGCCGTGGATGCCGAGAGCCTGGTGGATGACCATCCCCTCGGTAGCGGTATCGCCAAGGCCCTGATCCACTGGCTGCGGCCCTGGGAAGAGGACTTCTGGGGTCACTTCGAGGCCGCGGGCGGACCCGCCATCCGCGAGGCCTTCCCCTTCGTGGAACTCTGCTTCGTCGCCCGCTGGACCAAGACCAAGGTGCTTACCGGCAAACACAAGGTGGTTGATCCGCGTCACTTCGAACCATTCCTTGTAACCCCATCCGGCTGAAGTCCAAGGCATGGGTTCCATGCCCCGGCACTGGCCAAACCTCGACGGGGGCGAGGGCCACAGCCCGTGGGTTGCCCCGTCGCCAGCGTCCCTGGATGCCGGCTTGCGCCGGCATGACCATTGATGCGGCCGACATGACGATTCATGCGCCGGCATGACGTTCGACCGACCGAGCCCAGGGGGTCTGTCTCGCCCTTGGTGACGGAAGACCGGCAACGTCTGCGCGGACGATTCAACGCGCCTCAGGCGTCCACTGCCTGGCCCGTGGCGAGACGACCATCACCCGATACACCGCCGCCCGGTACCTCTCGCCAGTGCCGCTCCCCCAGCCCCTCACGGATCCACGCCACGGTGAGCGCCAGCTCGTCGGGGGGCGGGATGGGCGCCGGGCCTTCGCTCTCCGCTCCCAGGGGCCGCACCAGGCCCCGGGCCAGCAGTTCCTGGTGCAGCCGCCCCATGTCCCGGGCCGTCTGCAGGACCCCTGCGGCCACCAGGCGGTCGCGCCAGCGGCCCCGCCAGTCCTGCTGCCGCGGCGTACCCCGGTGGCTCGCCATGGGGTTGCTGCCGGTGAGGAACTGCCCGACGCCCCGCACCCAGCACCCCAGGCCGGGGGCGGCCTCCGCCAGGGGGAAGAGTTCCACCGGGCGCCCGGTGGCCACCGTCTCCGCCAACATGGAGGCGCTGTCGCCGGTCACCACGAAGCGGTCACAGGAGGCCAGATAGACCCCCAGCGGGTTGGTCTCAGCACCGGCGCCCCAGCGGTGCCGATGGGCCGGCACGTCGATGGCATCGAACAGCGCCGTCACCGCCGCCGCCGGCGTGCGCGGGCTGGTGGTGAGCAGCAGTGACCCACCATGGCGGCGCGCGAGGTCATTGAGCAGCCCCCCCAGACGCCGGCCTTCGGTGGCATCGAAGCGGTAAGACAGGCTGCCACCACCCACCAGGACACCGATCCAGGGGCGTGGCAGGCCGGCGAAGGCCTCCTGCCAGTGGGCCGTCTCGGTGGGATCATCCTGGGCGGGCGGGCGATTGAGAGGCAATACATTGCACCTGACGTTGTCGCGCAGGGGCAGGCCGTACTGGGGCGTGGTCACCACCAGGTCGAAATGGTGCAGTGGCGCCCAGGGCCGTCCCAGGTGGACGAGCTGGGTGTGCCCCCCGGATTGCGCCTTTATCCAGCGCGCCACCGGCACGCTGCGCTTGCCGCAGGCCAGGACCACATCGGGCCACGGTGCCTCCAGGGGGTCACTGGCGGCGCCGTCCACACTCCACCTCGATGGCCCCGCCAGCCCGTTGGGGAGATGATGAAAGGCATTGTAGGCTAGGCGCTTCTCCTCCCAGGGCCAGCCCAGGGCACGCGCCAGAGTCCGCAACTGCTCCGCATCCCCGTGGCGATGACCCGTGAGCACCCATACCCGCGGCGGGCGAGCGGGGTTCAGCACCCCCTCCCGCGCCGGGGCCTGGGCGCACAATCGGGTGCGCGCGCCCAGAGGATGGTAATCCAGGTGCCAGGCCAGGTGGGGATGACGGGCCGCGACGCGGCGCAGCTCGCGGCGCCACCAGTATTCCCGGCGGTGGCCGAGGGCGCCGTCGGCCACCACTGGCTGCTCCGCCACGGTGACGTAGAGCACCCGCCGGGCACGCCGGGCCAGGGCATCGAGCACCCAGGGCACGTCCTCGGCCGGCAGGTGCTCCAGCACCCCGGCCACTGCCACCATGTCGGCGGGGGCTGCGGGCCACTCGCCATGGCCGAAATCCCACGGCCACACCACCGTCACCGGCAGGGGTGGCGGCACCTCCGCCATGCCGCGGGGACCACACCACAGCAACTCCCGCACCCCCCGCTCCCGGGCCAGGGCCACCACCCCGTCGCCGGCCGGCCGGCCGGCGGCCGCCCTTTTTTTTTCTCCCGGGGCCTCTCCCGGAGTCTCTCCCGAAGCCTGGCCCAGGGCCTGGCGAGCCGCCGCGAACCAGGGGCTCGGGACGTCCTCCGAAAACACCTCGTAATCGTCGTCATCGGCGGCCCGCTGCAGTTCCTCCCACACCTCGGCCAGGGGATTGCTGTGGTAGGAGTAGGCGGTGGGCGCCGGCTGCCAGGGCTGCAGATGCAGCGCCGTGTAATGGAGCACCCCGGAACGGGCGGTCACGTATTCCAAATCCCGGGCGTTCCAGCGGCCGTCCAGGGGCCCCCACAGCCCCGCCTGCGCCGGCGCCCGGGTCAGCTCACGCTTGCGGCCGTGCCGGGCCTGCTCCAGGTTCCACCATGGGGCCATGCGCTCGCAGTCCATGACCATCACCGAGGTGTCCTCGGCTGAGACGGCGAGATAACCCGCCTCCCCCAGGGGCAGATCGAACAGTTGCCCCGGATCCACGGTGTAGATCTGGTCCACGTCGTTGTAGATGGCCCGCCCGCTACACCCCCCGAACTCGGGGATGGCGA
The Gammaproteobacteria bacterium DNA segment above includes these coding regions:
- a CDS encoding protein disulfide oxidoreductase, with the translated sequence MAPDERRRAGAWLRGRLTPRRLTVLAGELLLLVVILLGVERFMTRDAARGPAPAIAATLTDGRSFSLAALQGRPSLIYFWAEWCPLCAASQGAMDGILADHPGVTVALHSGPASEVAAYLEEAGLDWPAIADATGVLAGRYGVRGVPAVFVLDGDGHIRFVTRGYTSAWGLRLRLWLAGWG
- a CDS encoding glycosyltransferase family 2 protein gives rise to the protein MSVKGGSRAPRVTVFIPTYNREAHIAAAVTSVLAQTFTDFELLVIDDGSSDGTVAVVEAFHDSRIVIARHEQNQGIPRTRNHALELARGKYLANLDSDDLCHPRRLERQVAFLDAHPDHAVVGTWGRDVDAGGRRRLRVRREPLRAADVDVHLLFRCALRNRSVMLRTAVAREYGYDEAFTRCQDYELHARMAVHHRLANLPEVLVYARQHEGRFTRATWELGRERKLAIMAAELRALGLEPGDDDLARHYALWRVRHLEGGLDEDYLAWARAWLEGIRAANRAVGRYDPRALDAMVAAIWVKLCVEAVPRLGPRALAWLPRLAGWWRAPTALAAYRGRPEGRGHGA
- a CDS encoding ELM1/GtrOC1 family putative glycosyltransferase; its protein translation is MTSKVEPPAAPGHPPCVVMPASGEARGGAEPVRIFLGTEDNQSRAFRVFMYSVARHRDPGREYRVYLMKNLPGFRRRGWRTGFTQYRFAIPEFGGCSGRAIYNDVDQIYTVDPGQLFDLPLGEAGYLAVSAEDTSVMVMDCERMAPWWNLEQARHGRKRELTRAPAQAGLWGPLDGRWNARDLEYVTARSGVLHYTALHLQPWQPAPTAYSYHSNPLAEVWEELQRAADDDDYEVFSEDVPSPWFAAARQALGQASGETPGEAPGEKKRAAAGRPAGDGVVALARERGVRELLWCGPRGMAEVPPPLPVTVVWPWDFGHGEWPAAPADMVAVAGVLEHLPAEDVPWVLDALARRARRVLYVTVAEQPVVADGALGHRREYWWRRELRRVAARHPHLAWHLDYHPLGARTRLCAQAPAREGVLNPARPPRVWVLTGHRHGDAEQLRTLARALGWPWEEKRLAYNAFHHLPNGLAGPSRWSVDGAASDPLEAPWPDVVLACGKRSVPVARWIKAQSGGHTQLVHLGRPWAPLHHFDLVVTTPQYGLPLRDNVRCNVLPLNRPPAQDDPTETAHWQEAFAGLPRPWIGVLVGGGSLSYRFDATEGRRLGGLLNDLARRHGGSLLLTTSPRTPAAAVTALFDAIDVPAHRHRWGAGAETNPLGVYLASCDRFVVTGDSASMLAETVATGRPVELFPLAEAAPGLGCWVRGVGQFLTGSNPMASHRGTPRQQDWRGRWRDRLVAAGVLQTARDMGRLHQELLARGLVRPLGAESEGPAPIPPPDELALTVAWIREGLGERHWREVPGGGVSGDGRLATGQAVDA